Proteins found in one Sporosarcina jeotgali genomic segment:
- a CDS encoding acyl-CoA dehydrogenase family protein — MDFNFTEEQQLLRKTVRRYVDDRILPNIAKWDAEGGFDPEVWKELAELGFMGTCIPEQYGGSGMDYNALAILCEELERGDTAFRTAVSVHTGLNSLTLLQWGTEEQKQKYLIPQAKGEKVGAFGLTEPGAGSDVAAMGSTAIRNGEYYVLNGQKTWISLCDSADHFLVFAYTDKSKKHHGISAFIVERTMPGFSSRAIKNKYGIKAGNTGELFFEDIRVPVANLLGEEGEGFKIAMSALDNGRFTVAAGAVGLIQACMEASVAYCEERSTFGKPIGQHQLVQQMIARMEAGYQMSRLLVYRAGEMKNTGQRNTRETSLAKWQACDFANQAADDAFQIHGAYGYSDDYPVARFLRNSKAPVIYEGTREIHTIMQAEYVLGYRQDKPLSNMLPSWPFDENV; from the coding sequence ATGGATTTCAACTTTACGGAAGAACAGCAGTTGCTGCGTAAAACAGTGAGACGTTATGTCGATGATCGAATCCTTCCGAATATCGCAAAGTGGGATGCGGAGGGTGGTTTTGATCCTGAAGTTTGGAAAGAACTTGCTGAACTCGGGTTTATGGGGACGTGTATTCCCGAACAGTACGGCGGAAGCGGTATGGACTATAATGCGCTGGCTATTTTGTGTGAAGAACTGGAACGCGGGGATACCGCGTTCCGAACCGCGGTATCGGTTCATACGGGTCTGAATTCGTTAACGCTTCTGCAGTGGGGAACGGAAGAACAGAAGCAGAAGTATTTGATTCCCCAAGCTAAGGGGGAGAAAGTCGGTGCGTTTGGTCTGACGGAGCCCGGTGCGGGATCAGACGTTGCAGCAATGGGATCTACTGCTATTCGTAATGGAGAGTATTATGTATTGAACGGTCAGAAAACTTGGATCTCATTATGCGACAGTGCCGATCATTTTCTCGTCTTTGCCTATACGGATAAATCGAAAAAACATCACGGAATATCTGCGTTCATCGTGGAACGGACGATGCCCGGTTTTTCATCCAGAGCCATCAAAAACAAATACGGCATCAAAGCCGGGAATACGGGCGAACTGTTTTTTGAAGACATCCGCGTACCAGTTGCGAACTTGCTTGGAGAAGAGGGAGAAGGGTTCAAAATCGCCATGTCTGCACTCGATAACGGTCGTTTCACAGTTGCTGCAGGTGCGGTAGGTTTAATTCAAGCCTGTATGGAAGCGAGTGTTGCGTATTGTGAAGAACGCAGTACATTCGGAAAGCCGATTGGACAGCATCAGCTCGTTCAGCAAATGATTGCACGGATGGAAGCAGGTTATCAAATGAGCCGTTTGCTCGTCTATCGGGCCGGGGAGATGAAAAACACAGGGCAGCGAAATACACGTGAAACGTCGCTGGCTAAGTGGCAAGCGTGCGATTTTGCCAATCAAGCTGCGGACGATGCTTTCCAAATCCATGGAGCCTATGGGTATTCGGACGATTACCCCGTAGCGCGGTTCTTGCGCAATTCGAAAGCTCCGGTGATCTATGAAGGAACACGGGAAATCCATACGATTATGCAAGCGGAGTATGTGCTTGGATATCGGCAGGACAAGCCCCTCAGCAACATGCTGCCATCTTGGCCATTTGACGAAAACGTGTAA
- a CDS encoding aldehyde dehydrogenase family protein: MKLNNYINGQWGTDTGADYTAVKNPANGKTLAEVRLSTADDVSEAVAAAKAAQKKWARVPAPKRADYLYEIGRIMIEKKEHLSQVLTKEMGKVIEEARGEVQEGIDMAYYMAGEGRRLFGETVPSELDNKFAMSVRAPIGVVGLITPWNFPVAIATWKSFPAIVAGNTFIWKPATETPMMAYEMALIFEEAGLPEGVANVVFGSGGTVGTAMIENPDVRVISFTGSTETGRRVAELGGRHLKKVSLEMGGKNAIIVMDDADIDLAVDGILWSAFGTAGQRCTACSRVIAHTHIKQELEQKLLEAMKGLTIGDGADESNKIGPVINAKALEKISYYVNVGKEEGAKLLAGGNTLTEGHYTGGHYFEPTLFTNVAADSRLAQEEIFGPVISLIEISSLEEAIEVNNSVVYGLSSSIFSRDVNKIFQAQRDLDTGIVYVNAGTTGAEIHLPFGGTKGTGNGHRDSGVAALDVFTEWKSIYVDFSGKLQRAQIDNN; encoded by the coding sequence ATGAAACTGAACAATTACATCAATGGACAATGGGGTACAGATACAGGAGCAGACTATACAGCAGTGAAAAATCCTGCAAACGGGAAGACACTTGCGGAAGTACGGTTATCCACCGCAGATGACGTCAGCGAAGCGGTCGCTGCCGCGAAAGCCGCTCAAAAGAAATGGGCGCGTGTCCCTGCGCCGAAACGGGCGGATTACTTATATGAAATCGGTCGGATCATGATTGAAAAGAAAGAGCATCTATCCCAAGTACTCACAAAAGAAATGGGGAAAGTCATAGAAGAAGCGCGCGGTGAAGTTCAAGAAGGCATCGACATGGCTTATTATATGGCAGGCGAAGGCCGCCGTCTCTTCGGTGAAACGGTGCCATCTGAACTTGATAACAAATTTGCGATGAGCGTTCGTGCGCCAATCGGTGTCGTCGGATTGATCACACCGTGGAACTTCCCGGTTGCGATTGCTACGTGGAAATCGTTCCCGGCAATTGTTGCGGGCAACACATTCATTTGGAAGCCGGCTACTGAAACACCGATGATGGCGTATGAAATGGCGCTCATATTTGAAGAAGCTGGTTTGCCTGAAGGCGTGGCGAATGTCGTATTCGGAAGCGGCGGCACAGTCGGAACTGCAATGATTGAAAACCCGGATGTCCGTGTTATTTCATTCACCGGATCGACGGAAACAGGACGACGCGTCGCAGAGCTGGGCGGGCGCCACTTGAAAAAGGTATCCCTTGAAATGGGGGGCAAAAACGCAATTATCGTCATGGACGATGCGGACATTGACCTCGCAGTTGATGGCATCCTCTGGAGTGCATTTGGAACCGCTGGACAGAGATGCACTGCATGCAGCAGGGTCATCGCGCATACGCATATAAAGCAGGAACTTGAGCAAAAGCTGCTGGAAGCGATGAAAGGTTTGACCATTGGCGACGGGGCAGACGAATCGAACAAAATCGGTCCGGTCATTAATGCAAAAGCACTCGAGAAAATCAGCTATTACGTGAACGTTGGGAAAGAAGAAGGAGCGAAACTGCTGGCAGGCGGAAATACGCTGACGGAGGGCCATTATACAGGCGGGCACTACTTCGAACCGACCCTTTTCACAAACGTTGCAGCAGACAGCCGTCTCGCACAAGAAGAAATCTTCGGACCTGTCATTTCCTTGATTGAAATCAGCAGCTTGGAGGAAGCGATTGAAGTGAACAATAGTGTCGTGTATGGCTTGTCCAGCTCGATATTCTCTCGCGATGTCAACAAGATTTTCCAAGCACAGCGTGACCTCGATACAGGGATTGTCTATGTGAATGCTGGAACTACTGGTGCAGAAATCCACTTGCCATTTGGCGGGACAAAAGGAACGGGCAACGGTCACCGTGACTCAGGTGTTGCGGCGCTTGACGTCTTTACGGAGTGGAAAAGCATTTACGTTGATTTCAGCGGCAAGCTGCAGCGGGCGCAGATCGATAACAACTAA
- a CDS encoding YhgE/Pip domain-containing protein: protein MKKTMTGAEWKQLLRTRKMIVPMIAILFIPVLYAGMFLWAFWDPYANMDALPVAVVNMDEGAEFEGKDLDLGTELVDKLVDSKQFDFQSITESEAKKGLTDQDYYMTIEIPDNFSQHATTLLDETPEKLALIYKPNEGYNFLSAQIGETAMDRIKAEVNEKVSSTYAEQLFDSIKKMGDGFGDAADGAGKLHDGSGKLVSGTDDLKGYLAQLASSTVTLADGSDKLKKGVIEAANGASSLNSGLGTLSSGAGELQNGAQKASAGASDLNAGLTQYTQGVGKLASSYQQIGAKEKEFGAGVNNLAEKSGSLNAAAGQLTGGAQQVNAGLGQLSEQLAPILASLPEEQKAAIQGALGELKAGSAQVAGGLGELSQGTAALQSGAKELNGAAGQLAGAHAQALAGVNELNSKSGQLLAGSSALAEGNSALNAGAGKLAAGATAAKEGSGKLVDGLSALSAGTKTLTDGTGTLASKSQDLATGSAALADGAKELDEGTGTLQEKLTEANDTASEVNPSDKTYDMVAAPVDVEKSAVNEVPNYGTGFAPYFLSLGLFVGALLLSIVFPLVQPAISPTGPFRWFASKVSVLAVVGLIQALIAVGVIKYGLGMDTINTPMFILTAIITSYTFIALVQLFVSVFSDAGRFLAILVLIMQLVTSAGTFPLELIPEPLQIFNKFLPMTYSVQAFKASISTGDMTHLWTSNGILLGFMVVCLALTAGYFALLFKKRHSAPEVAEA, encoded by the coding sequence ATGAAGAAGACAATGACAGGAGCGGAATGGAAGCAGTTATTGCGCACACGAAAAATGATTGTGCCGATGATTGCGATTCTATTTATACCGGTATTATACGCAGGAATGTTTTTATGGGCGTTTTGGGATCCGTACGCAAACATGGATGCATTACCCGTTGCAGTTGTAAATATGGACGAAGGCGCAGAGTTTGAAGGGAAAGACTTGGATCTAGGGACCGAACTGGTCGATAAACTCGTCGACAGTAAGCAGTTTGACTTTCAAAGTATAACGGAATCCGAAGCTAAAAAAGGTCTTACGGATCAGGATTACTACATGACGATCGAAATTCCAGATAATTTTTCGCAGCACGCGACAACGTTATTGGATGAAACACCTGAGAAACTAGCATTAATCTACAAACCGAACGAAGGTTACAACTTCCTATCGGCGCAAATCGGTGAAACAGCGATGGATCGCATCAAAGCGGAAGTGAATGAAAAAGTATCATCCACGTATGCGGAACAGCTTTTTGACTCCATTAAAAAAATGGGGGATGGGTTCGGAGACGCAGCAGACGGTGCAGGAAAACTTCATGACGGTTCTGGCAAACTTGTTTCAGGAACAGACGATTTAAAAGGATACTTGGCGCAGCTTGCTTCAAGTACAGTAACACTTGCAGACGGCTCGGATAAGTTGAAAAAAGGTGTTATCGAAGCTGCAAATGGCGCGTCTTCATTAAATTCGGGACTAGGAACATTATCGTCAGGTGCTGGCGAGCTTCAAAACGGTGCTCAAAAAGCATCTGCGGGTGCAAGCGATTTGAATGCAGGCCTGACTCAATATACGCAAGGTGTTGGGAAACTTGCAAGCAGTTATCAGCAGATTGGTGCAAAAGAAAAAGAATTCGGAGCAGGTGTGAACAACCTTGCTGAAAAGTCAGGCTCCCTCAATGCAGCAGCTGGTCAGCTAACTGGCGGAGCGCAGCAAGTGAACGCAGGACTCGGTCAATTATCGGAACAGCTTGCACCGATTTTAGCTTCCCTTCCTGAAGAACAAAAAGCAGCAATACAAGGCGCTCTTGGTGAATTGAAAGCAGGCAGTGCCCAAGTAGCAGGCGGACTTGGCGAGTTATCACAAGGAACTGCGGCACTTCAATCAGGAGCAAAAGAATTGAATGGAGCAGCCGGTCAATTAGCTGGGGCACACGCTCAAGCTCTTGCAGGAGTCAATGAATTGAACAGTAAATCCGGACAATTGCTTGCAGGATCCTCTGCGCTGGCTGAAGGAAACAGCGCGTTGAATGCAGGTGCTGGCAAACTCGCTGCAGGCGCAACTGCTGCAAAAGAAGGATCTGGCAAGCTGGTCGATGGACTATCGGCGTTATCAGCTGGAACAAAAACATTAACAGATGGAACAGGGACACTTGCTTCGAAATCACAAGACTTAGCAACGGGTTCAGCAGCACTTGCTGACGGAGCGAAAGAATTGGATGAAGGAACAGGAACCCTTCAAGAAAAATTGACTGAAGCGAACGATACCGCTTCCGAAGTCAATCCATCAGACAAAACTTATGACATGGTAGCCGCTCCAGTAGATGTAGAGAAGTCAGCGGTCAACGAAGTACCGAACTACGGAACAGGATTTGCACCATACTTCCTATCCCTGGGATTATTCGTCGGTGCGTTACTATTATCCATCGTATTCCCGCTAGTTCAACCAGCAATTTCACCAACAGGTCCATTCCGCTGGTTCGCAAGTAAAGTTTCTGTGCTCGCAGTCGTCGGGCTCATTCAAGCATTGATTGCTGTAGGCGTCATTAAATACGGGTTAGGCATGGATACCATCAACACCCCAATGTTCATTCTTACAGCGATTATCACAAGTTACACATTCATCGCGCTCGTACAATTGTTTGTTTCTGTATTCAGTGACGCAGGACGCTTCCTGGCGATTCTCGTCTTGATCATGCAGCTCGTCACAAGCGCGGGAACGTTCCCATTGGAATTGATTCCAGAACCGCTTCAGATTTTCAATAAATTCTTGCCGATGACATACTCTGTTCAGGCATTTAAAGCATCAATTTCTACAGGCGATATGACACATCTCTGGACGTCGAATGGCATATTGCTTGGCTTTATGGTTGTGTGTCTGGCGTTGACAGCAGGCTATTTCGCATTGTTGTTCAAAAAACGTCATTCTGCACCAGAAGTTGCAGAAGCATAA
- a CDS encoding SDR family oxidoreductase produces MTKDKYEEIDENVKPQTQDQQPGVEAEMSPQPIYDDELYKGSGKLAGKKTLITGGDSGIGRAVAVAFAKEGADVAIAYLSPEEDVDADKTVKLIEKYGGKAFAKRIDISEEENCEELVEAVVEEFGGLDVLVNNAGKQFPQKSLLDISGDQLRETFETNFFGLFYLTRAALPHLKEGSSIVNTSSVTAYNGSPGLLDYSATKGAITTFTRSLALNLADQKIRVNAVAPGPIWTPLIPSTFDAATVKKHGDNTPMKRRGEPAENAPAYVFLASNDSSYMTGQTIHVDGGDFVGS; encoded by the coding sequence ATGACAAAAGATAAATACGAAGAAATCGACGAGAACGTAAAACCCCAAACCCAAGACCAGCAGCCTGGTGTAGAAGCAGAAATGTCACCCCAGCCGATTTACGACGATGAACTGTATAAAGGTTCTGGAAAGCTAGCTGGGAAGAAGACGTTAATCACGGGAGGAGACAGCGGAATCGGACGCGCAGTAGCCGTTGCTTTCGCAAAAGAAGGCGCAGACGTGGCAATTGCTTATTTAAGTCCGGAAGAAGATGTGGATGCGGATAAAACCGTTAAACTCATTGAAAAGTACGGCGGAAAAGCATTTGCAAAACGTATCGATATTAGTGAAGAAGAGAATTGCGAAGAGTTGGTCGAGGCCGTCGTTGAAGAATTTGGCGGACTTGACGTGCTCGTGAACAATGCTGGAAAGCAATTTCCGCAAAAATCATTGCTGGATATTTCAGGCGACCAGCTGCGTGAAACGTTTGAAACGAACTTCTTCGGACTCTTCTATCTGACTAGAGCCGCGCTGCCTCACTTGAAGGAAGGGAGCTCAATCGTCAACACCTCTTCAGTTACCGCTTATAACGGATCTCCAGGGCTTCTCGATTATTCCGCAACCAAAGGAGCAATTACGACGTTTACACGCTCGCTTGCCCTAAATCTGGCCGATCAAAAGATTCGTGTAAATGCCGTTGCGCCAGGTCCAATCTGGACGCCCCTCATCCCATCGACGTTCGATGCAGCGACCGTTAAAAAACATGGAGATAATACACCGATGAAGCGCCGCGGCGAGCCTGCAGAAAACGCACCCGCCTACGTGTTTCTCGCTTCAAACGATTCCAGCTATATGACAGGCCAAACCATCCACGTCGATGGCGGAGACTTTGTGGGATCGTAA
- a CDS encoding TetR/AcrR family transcriptional regulator: MDRRTEILEAAAKSFSLFGYKATTMDQVAKIANVGKGTIYTFFANKEELFNAIVVGMIEEMRTEAEAAAIEGATFEENAHARLMSILKFRTTHQLYAKLIDEGKEIRTPAVQEVLVDIEKQIVKFIAEKIQKGINRGEVKPCNVEMVAYLLFKSYMALVVDWGKTHGTELDQTEIIDLLSSTIFKSLLI; encoded by the coding sequence ATGGATCGCAGAACGGAGATTTTAGAAGCCGCTGCAAAATCCTTCTCACTGTTTGGCTACAAAGCGACTACGATGGACCAAGTCGCTAAAATTGCAAACGTTGGGAAAGGTACGATTTACACATTCTTCGCGAACAAAGAAGAACTGTTCAACGCCATTGTCGTCGGAATGATTGAAGAGATGAGGACAGAAGCGGAAGCCGCTGCAATTGAAGGGGCAACATTTGAAGAAAATGCGCACGCTCGTCTTATGTCAATTTTGAAATTTAGAACGACGCACCAACTGTACGCCAAACTGATTGATGAAGGGAAAGAAATCCGGACGCCTGCCGTACAAGAAGTCCTCGTAGATATCGAGAAACAGATTGTAAAATTCATTGCCGAGAAAATCCAAAAAGGCATTAATCGCGGTGAAGTCAAACCATGTAACGTTGAAATGGTCGCGTATTTGCTGTTTAAATCGTATATGGCACTCGTTGTAGACTGGGGGAAAACCCACGGTACAGAGTTGGATCAAACAGAGATCATCGATTTACTGAGTAGTACCATTTTTAAAAGTCTCTTAATTTGA
- a CDS encoding saccharopine dehydrogenase family protein: MKVVVLGAGLMGKEAVRDLVKSDEVTAVYLADQDVRKAENFADELLSDKLSILVLDARNELQLSEVIALGDVVINALFYTFNETVAKLAIAAGVHSVDLGGHIGGATDAVLNMKEQAEARGVTLIPDLGVAPGMINILAGYGANKLDHVESIRLFVGGVPVNPDPPFNYNIVFSLEGVFDHYTDSSRVIRDGKVLELPSLSEIETVYFEDFGNMEAFHTSGGTSTLIESFPDVKTLEYKTLRYPGHAEKFQLLVDLGLLSRESTIQVDGKPLRVRDVMRAHLTPQMLLGDKKDAVLLRVLVSGEASGMPATYEYNMTVTKDTDMNETAMALATANTISVVAQMIGGGTITKRGVYPPESIVPGELYIEEMGKRGVLITETIHTGEAAR; this comes from the coding sequence ATGAAAGTCGTCGTATTAGGTGCAGGGTTAATGGGAAAAGAAGCCGTTCGGGACTTGGTGAAGAGCGATGAGGTCACAGCTGTCTATTTAGCGGATCAAGACGTTCGAAAAGCGGAGAATTTTGCAGATGAACTTTTGTCCGACAAACTTAGTATTTTAGTACTGGATGCTCGCAATGAACTACAGCTGAGTGAAGTCATTGCACTCGGCGACGTCGTCATCAATGCCTTGTTCTATACATTCAATGAAACGGTTGCCAAACTGGCGATAGCAGCTGGCGTTCATAGTGTAGATCTCGGCGGACATATCGGCGGAGCAACAGATGCTGTTCTTAATATGAAAGAACAAGCCGAAGCGCGCGGAGTCACGCTTATTCCAGACTTAGGGGTGGCGCCTGGGATGATCAACATTCTCGCAGGTTACGGTGCGAATAAGTTGGATCATGTAGAATCCATCCGTTTGTTTGTTGGCGGTGTACCCGTCAATCCTGATCCGCCGTTTAACTACAACATCGTGTTTTCATTGGAGGGCGTATTTGATCACTACACGGACTCGTCACGAGTAATCCGGGATGGCAAAGTTTTAGAACTGCCATCACTGTCTGAAATTGAAACCGTCTATTTTGAGGATTTCGGCAACATGGAAGCTTTCCATACATCAGGCGGCACATCGACACTCATTGAATCCTTTCCGGATGTCAAAACGCTTGAATACAAGACTTTGCGCTATCCAGGACATGCGGAAAAGTTCCAATTGCTCGTCGACCTGGGCTTGCTGTCACGTGAATCGACCATCCAAGTTGATGGGAAGCCGCTGCGTGTGCGTGACGTCATGCGTGCGCACCTAACACCGCAAATGCTGCTGGGTGACAAAAAAGATGCAGTCCTGCTCCGCGTTCTCGTAAGCGGTGAAGCTTCCGGCATGCCAGCAACTTATGAATACAACATGACCGTAACAAAAGATACGGATATGAATGAAACCGCAATGGCTCTCGCGACTGCAAATACCATTTCGGTGGTTGCACAAATGATTGGCGGAGGTACGATTACGAAACGCGGCGTTTATCCGCCTGAATCGATCGTACCGGGCGAACTCTATATCGAAGAGATGGGCAAACGCGGGGTCCTCATTACCGAAACTATTCATACAGGTGAAGCTGCACGCTAA
- a CDS encoding NAD/NADP octopine/nopaline dehydrogenase family protein has protein sequence MNITIVGSGHGGSTAAACLARDGHQVSMLKLSNQPNEHFARLEETKCITLKEGEKEQTVPLHAVTRNPAEVIPHADIILIYYVSNYHKSLASALAPHLQKHQTVYICPGYLGSIFFLHELKRIGRTGDAPLFAEGETLPYSCRITNPGEVTLYSVNYGHPIATIPADRVQEACRTLKPILGNCIPREHIAEVALHNPNLIMHTVGIALNAAYIENSDGQFSMYTEGFTPSTWKVANELDQEKMDMLEKIGSKPRSYIEEFKVRTFTDPDAQSDDEAFAFYADSVKDLHTKSVNNRYITEDVPMGLGLLHSLGKHIGMPTPVADSIITLAGTMVGDDYFVEARTIEELGFSTAEELLTFISPNKMTKV, from the coding sequence TTGAATATTACGATTGTTGGTTCAGGGCACGGAGGTTCTACCGCGGCAGCTTGTCTCGCGCGCGATGGTCACCAAGTGAGTATGTTGAAGCTAAGCAATCAGCCAAACGAGCATTTCGCAAGACTGGAAGAAACAAAGTGCATCACATTGAAAGAGGGGGAAAAGGAACAAACCGTCCCGCTTCATGCTGTGACACGCAATCCTGCAGAAGTAATCCCACACGCAGATATTATCCTCATTTATTACGTCTCAAATTACCACAAGTCCCTCGCGAGCGCTCTAGCTCCGCACTTGCAAAAGCATCAAACGGTTTATATTTGTCCGGGGTATCTCGGCAGTATATTCTTCTTGCATGAGTTAAAACGAATCGGCAGAACAGGAGACGCACCGCTATTTGCAGAAGGTGAAACGCTGCCGTACAGCTGCAGAATTACAAATCCAGGTGAGGTTACACTGTATTCCGTGAACTACGGTCATCCAATTGCGACCATTCCGGCTGATCGTGTTCAAGAGGCATGCCGCACGTTAAAACCAATTCTCGGCAATTGTATTCCGCGTGAGCATATTGCTGAAGTGGCACTGCACAACCCGAACCTCATTATGCATACCGTCGGGATTGCATTAAACGCAGCGTACATCGAAAACTCGGATGGTCAATTTTCGATGTATACGGAAGGGTTCACTCCATCTACATGGAAAGTGGCAAACGAGTTAGATCAGGAAAAGATGGATATGCTTGAAAAGATCGGTTCGAAGCCCCGTTCATACATTGAAGAGTTCAAAGTGCGCACGTTCACTGACCCGGATGCCCAATCAGATGATGAAGCGTTCGCCTTTTACGCAGACAGTGTTAAAGATCTGCATACGAAATCCGTTAATAACCGGTATATTACAGAAGACGTACCGATGGGCCTAGGACTTCTGCACTCTCTTGGCAAGCATATTGGCATGCCAACACCCGTCGCAGACTCCATCATTACGCTTGCAGGTACAATGGTTGGGGACGATTATTTCGTCGAAGCCCGTACAATTGAAGAATTAGGATTTTCTACGGCAGAGGAATTGTTAACCTTCATCAGTCCTAACAAAATGACAAAAGTATAA
- a CDS encoding serpin family protein produces MYKKAVLAVAVGAAVVLSACGTVHAPVKKEESKPDKAAVSFDEDDFLKLSDPANELGKQLVTMVKPDEDGNVFVSPVSLLMALSMLQNGANGETRDEILEAVQLKGMDEEAINRANASLLDYLQRSDEELTLKTANSLWMNDTYTLQDAFKSVIHDYFSADAEEIDISDSKSAARINAWVKASTNGKIEKMVDAPLDSDLVMYLMNAVYFKGSWTYPFNEEMTENGIFNLEDGSEATVPFMTLHESLPYFENDQFQAVSLTYGDEGKMTMDVFVPKEGQDVESFLKSWTAENRTAWNDSFETAPGSIRMPKLQLDYEADMKAPLMELGMQKAFNGGSADLSLLVQEEKERLFVSKVKQKTYLSIDEKGTEAAGVTSVTVSIESALSGEPFEMSADKPFFITIRDKEADVLLFAGKIANPVQGN; encoded by the coding sequence ATGTACAAAAAAGCTGTACTTGCGGTGGCGGTCGGGGCTGCGGTTGTCTTATCCGCGTGCGGAACGGTCCATGCCCCCGTGAAAAAAGAAGAATCGAAGCCAGACAAAGCAGCTGTAAGTTTTGATGAAGACGACTTTTTGAAACTGAGTGACCCGGCTAACGAGCTCGGTAAGCAGCTGGTAACCATGGTAAAACCAGATGAAGACGGCAATGTTTTCGTATCTCCAGTCAGTCTCTTGATGGCATTGTCCATGCTTCAAAATGGGGCGAATGGAGAGACAAGGGACGAAATTCTGGAAGCGGTACAATTAAAAGGCATGGATGAAGAAGCCATTAATCGTGCGAATGCATCGTTGCTGGATTATCTTCAGCGTTCAGACGAAGAGTTGACGCTGAAAACAGCAAATTCCCTATGGATGAATGATACTTACACGCTTCAAGACGCTTTCAAAAGTGTCATCCATGACTATTTTTCAGCGGATGCAGAAGAAATCGATATCAGCGACTCGAAATCTGCAGCCCGTATAAATGCCTGGGTGAAGGCTTCGACGAACGGTAAAATTGAGAAGATGGTTGACGCACCCCTGGATAGTGATCTTGTCATGTATTTGATGAATGCAGTGTACTTCAAAGGATCTTGGACGTATCCGTTCAACGAAGAAATGACAGAAAACGGGATCTTCAATCTTGAAGACGGCAGTGAAGCAACAGTGCCATTCATGACGCTGCACGAATCTCTTCCTTATTTCGAGAATGACCAGTTCCAAGCGGTCTCGCTGACTTACGGGGATGAAGGAAAGATGACGATGGACGTGTTTGTGCCGAAAGAAGGTCAAGACGTGGAGTCCTTCCTAAAGTCATGGACGGCTGAAAACCGTACAGCATGGAACGATTCTTTTGAAACTGCGCCCGGCTCAATCCGGATGCCGAAGCTTCAACTGGACTATGAAGCGGATATGAAAGCCCCGCTAATGGAATTAGGGATGCAAAAAGCCTTTAATGGCGGATCAGCGGATTTAAGTTTATTGGTACAAGAAGAAAAAGAAAGATTATTTGTCAGTAAGGTGAAACAGAAGACGTATCTATCGATTGATGAAAAAGGGACAGAGGCGGCTGGCGTCACTTCCGTTACAGTGAGTATTGAATCAGCACTTAGCGGCGAGCCGTTTGAAATGTCTGCAGACAAGCCATTCTTCATCACCATCCGCGACAAAGAAGCAGATGTGTTGTTGTTTGCAGGGAAGATTGCAAATCCTGTTCAAGGAAACTAG